A single window of [Clostridium] hylemonae DSM 15053 DNA harbors:
- a CDS encoding galactose ABC transporter substrate-binding protein, whose translation MKKERVTRLLAAGLAVMMVAGMATGCRKSDSGSSDGDKDKKEASSDVLIGSAIYKFDDTFMTGVRTAMTDQAKESKVELELVDSQNKQATQNEQVDTFITKGVNALAINPVDRTAAAPIIEKAKAKDLPIVFLNREPEEADMQSYDKVWYVGAKAEQSGTLSGEIIADFFKAHPEADKNGDGTIQYVMLQGEPGHQDATLRTEYSVKAIEEAGFKTEKLAADTAMWDKAKATDLMKAFITGQGLDKIEAVLCNNDDMALGAIEALKAEGYNKDSSDLTKYIPVVGVDATAPALEAMKEGSLLGTVLNDADNQGKATVNVAVAAVNGDEINEENVGYPITDGKYVWIDYVKVTEDNYQDYMK comes from the coding sequence ATGAAAAAAGAAAGAGTAACAAGATTGCTGGCGGCAGGGCTGGCAGTGATGATGGTTGCAGGAATGGCAACCGGGTGCAGAAAAAGCGACAGTGGTTCTTCTGACGGAGACAAAGACAAAAAAGAGGCGTCCTCAGACGTGCTGATCGGTTCAGCTATCTACAAATTTGACGACACATTTATGACAGGTGTCCGTACAGCCATGACAGATCAGGCAAAAGAGTCCAAAGTAGAACTGGAGCTGGTGGATTCACAGAACAAGCAGGCGACACAGAATGAGCAGGTGGATACATTTATCACCAAAGGTGTCAATGCTCTGGCGATAAACCCGGTAGACCGTACCGCTGCAGCGCCTATCATTGAGAAGGCCAAGGCAAAAGACCTTCCGATCGTATTCCTCAACCGTGAGCCGGAAGAGGCAGACATGCAGAGCTACGATAAGGTATGGTATGTTGGAGCCAAAGCAGAGCAGTCAGGAACACTTTCAGGAGAGATCATTGCCGATTTCTTCAAAGCACATCCGGAAGCAGACAAGAACGGCGACGGAACGATCCAGTACGTAATGCTTCAGGGCGAGCCGGGACATCAGGATGCAACGCTCCGTACAGAATATTCCGTTAAAGCGATCGAAGAAGCAGGATTCAAGACAGAGAAGCTTGCGGCAGATACAGCGATGTGGGATAAGGCAAAGGCAACAGACCTGATGAAAGCATTTATCACAGGCCAGGGACTTGACAAGATCGAAGCAGTTCTCTGCAACAATGACGATATGGCACTCGGCGCTATCGAGGCGCTGAAGGCTGAAGGATACAACAAAGACAGCAGCGACCTTACAAAATACATCCCTGTTGTCGGCGTAGACGCTACAGCGCCGGCTCTTGAAGCCATGAAGGAAGGCTCTCTTCTCGGAACAGTCCTTAACGATGCAGACAACCAGGGCAAGGCTACAGTTAATGTTGCGGTTGCAGCAGTAAACGGAGATGAGATTAACGAAGAAAACGTCGGCTATCCTATAACAGACGGAAAATATGTATGGATCGACTATGTAAAAGTTACAGAAGATAATTACCAGGATTATATGAAATAG